The following is a genomic window from Kogia breviceps isolate mKogBre1 chromosome 4, mKogBre1 haplotype 1, whole genome shotgun sequence.
AACAACATAAGCAGTGACAACACCGTCCCTTATCCCCAGCGGCCTCCCACCGTGTCAGTCGTACTTTGCCCAGTGCCCTCAGCTGCCACCCAGCACCGAACTATCGACCCCCTCTCAGGAATCAGGTGAAGCCCAGGACCCCCCAAGCAACCTTCCTactgtcccagggaagcaagagTACAGTTCTAAACATACGAGTTAACTCTGGTATCCCTACAAGGTGGGTTCTGGAGTTaggttcattttacagatggggatgAAGCAAGGTAAAGGGTGCTTGCAGGGTCCCACAGCTACCACGTGGCAGGGTGGGGATTCTGCCCCAGGCCTCTTCGTTAACGCTGCCACCCGCCCCTGCCCTGGGGGGGGAGGAGTTGCAGCAGGCTGCCGGGTGCCTCAGCGTGCGAGCCCGAGGGGCCGCAGGGCAGGAAGCACCTGGTCTGGAGCGGATGCATGAGGCGCCTGGTTCCGGCCCGGCTTCCGCCACCGGGGCCCTGGGGGGAACTGGGCCAGAGAAACCAGGCGGcgaggtggcggcggcgggggcgcgaGTCCATAAGCGGGCGCGCGGGTCTAGAACACCAGCCTGCGCGCCTGCCTGCGTCCAGGGGGCGCGCCCAcgctgggagggtgggaggaaggggaagagggtaAAGGTCCCTGCGGGCGTGAGCGCACGGCTGCCGCCCCGTGGCCACCTCGGGAACAGCAGGCGCCAGCAAATGGGTGGCTAAGCACGTTGCAGGAAGACGATCAGGTCCCCACCTCCCCAATACAGACAGAACACTCCAGTCAGAAACAATGACAACACCTCATTCAGGCAGGGACAAACACAGCCCAGATGCACAGAGCTCCCCAAGGGAGTTAACAGATGGACAGAGGAACAGACCCCAGACAAGCAGCTGAAGAGATGGACAGAGCCCCTCCAGCAGATGGACAGACACACCACAGGCAGCCTCCCCATTCAGACGAATGACAGTCAGGGGAAGGTGAAAAGTCTTTATTGGCTCAGTCTTCGCCTGGACCAGCAGCAGCCCCAGGCCCAAGGCGGTTCTGATCGGGGGCCTCTGGACAGTCAGTGGGGGTGGATTCAGCAGTGGCTCTGGGTGTCAGGGGGCTATGCGAGTAGCAGCACTGGTCCCCCCGCTGACAGGTGCCCTGGTGGGAGTGTATGATGGGTGTGAATGAACCCTGGCCTGGAGCTCAGCAGCCTCTGCTGGGTTCCTTCCCTGGATGGGGAGCTCACTCCCACACACTTGCCTGGCCCCagttctcccagccctgcctgcccatTGGCCCAGCCCTGTCGCTGGGAGGCGAACCCATGTGTGCTtcagtgggggctggggggcaccTCACCTCCTTGAACCTCTTGCAGGGAAATGTCTTCAGCTGGGCAGCCCACTGGGCCAGATCCTCATCCGGCTCCTTTCTCTTATTTTGGAGCAGCTTGCGTCTCTCTTCCAAAGCTTCGCCTGCTGCCTTGCCTCTGTGTAGGGAGATGAGTAGCGGGGGCTCCATCTGGCCTCTGTGCCCACTCCCCCCAGCCAagccccgcccccatcccacTCTCACTCACCCGGGCCGGGCGCGGGGCCGGGGACCCCAGTTGGCCTCGGGGTTGGCCTGGAAGCGCTTGAGTCCTCGCTGGCGGGAGCTGGGGTTGGCATCGTCCCGGATGGTGAAGTTGGCCTGCAGCCTAGGGAAATGAGGGTGGGGGCTGAAGGGCATCTGCCAGGCAGGCGAGCACACACCGCCGAGGCCGCCTGCCCACCTCAGTGCAGCTCGATGCGGTTTGGGGAAACTGTGTCTGCAGACATCAGGTTTctatcattcattcaataaacatttatcaagtgcctacGGTGTGCCTAAAATCTGCTGCCAGTAAAGCTGACATTCTAATGTACAAGACAGGCAAGCAATGGGGCAAATCAGAAATCAGCAAATTATAACGTGTGAGGGCATGAGATTAAGAGTTTTGGGGAAAAGAGAGCACgggagagggaatggggagtCTGGGAAGGAGTGCAGCAAGGACACCGGAAGAAGGTTCAGGAAGAGCCATGAGGGGACCTGTGGATGGcactccaggcagaaggaagagccATGCAGAGGCCCTGAGGAGGGGCTGTGCCTGGTAAGTTTGGGTGAGGAGGCCAGTGTGGAGCTGGGGGGGTGGACGCATGAGGACAGGGAGGTGAGGGGGAGATGGTGCAGGGCCTGCAGATAGAACTGTTTCTGGTGAGCCAGCTGGGAGCCAcggagggttctgagcagaggagggacgGGATCTGACTCGTGCTCACAGGTGCCCTCTGGCCGCTGCAGGGGGAAAAGAATGTGGGGGGAGGAGAGCTGGGGGACCAGGGTGAAGGCCACTGCACTGGTCCAGGTGAGCAGGACTGGGGCCAGAATAGGGCGAGGgcggaaggggagggagagaagtggatggattcTGGATCTCACTTGAAGAATGAGCATGTGTCTGTGAGGAGAAGGGTCTGTGTCGTCTACTTCCCGTGCCTGTGGGCAGCCATAGCCATGCCATGCCCGTACCTGGGCTCCACGCTGAGAATGCGGAATGCCGGACTGGTCTCCGACAGGCGCTCCCGTTTCACCGGACACTCCTTCTCCTGGGAGGCaaaggtcagaggtcagaggatGCTGGCACTGACCATCCCCTGCCTTCCCAATTCCTTCCGGTCAGGCCTGGCCTCACCCAGCAGCGCATGATGTCCCAGAGGGCCGAGGAGGGGGCATCCGTCTTCACGGCATTCTTACAGGCGTGGGAGAGGGAGACCCGGAAGCCAGCATGGAGGAGGGCAGATCTGGGGACCGGGAGGGATcgtgagggggaggggaaggctggACCCCAGAGTCGGTACTGACCTTTGTGTGTGTGCGCGAGTATGACCCTTGTTTCACGGACTGGCATGGCTGCACATCTCCTGGTGACTACATTGCCTGCATAACGCCAGCCACCGTTAACAGTAAGACTATTCCCCTGGCCAGGGCTCATGGCTTCTAAGAGCTGTTCTCAGCCCTTGTGCATGAGAAGCCCTAGACCTGGGTTATGTttgatctccattttatagggGACTCCAGTCCAAGAGGGACCCGACTTGCCCAAGGGCACCCAGGGGTCAGGCACAGGCTCCACCCCGGGCCCGGCCTCACCTCAGCTGCAGGAGACTGGGCGTGCTGCAGTGGATGGTACTGCTCAGCTGGTCCAGCGTGTAGTAGAGAGGTACATCCAGGAGCTCCTGCGAGAGAGGGACGGGATGGGTGTGGGGCGGACCGAGGAAGGATGGCTGGGCACCAGCAGAGCCTCCTCCCGATCACGGCGTGGTCCCCACCTCAGCGACGACGCTCAGGACCCCACGGATCCGCTCAGCGGTGTGGAAGCGGCCAGGGTGGGCGCTTACAGCCTCTAGGACACGGCCCACGAAATCTAGGTCGTGGAGGGGCTCTGCCCACATGGGGCCACCAAGCTGTGGACACACAGGCACCAGATAAGCAGGGATCAGGACAGCCAGGACCCCCGCCTCCCCCTGGCCTTTCCCCCCgcacccccacccagccccacctgGTGTCGCTGCCCGCAGTGCTCACACTCTGGGGCCACAGGGGGACCGCAGGCTGCAGAGAACTTGACCCTGCACAGAgaggggtgaggctgggggtggTGACCCTGGCTGGGCTGCCCccttcaccttcctccccagctcACCCTTGCTCACCGGCCACCAGAGGCTCCTGACGCTTTGCCAAGGCGCTGGAGGTGGAACGCCCCACAGCCCACACACTGGAACACCAGCGCCTGCTTGCTGTGGGAGGCAAGGGTGGCCACCAATTCCTAGAATGGCCGCCACACCCCAACTCTTCCCTCAGGCTGACTGGGTCCCTTTTGGGCTCCCCAGGGCAgccttccctcccccctgccccggGAAAGGGCCCGTTACCTCCCTCATCCATCACCCTTCCCTGCCCCAGGCTAACCTGGCCGAGGCCTTGACCTTGGCCTGGCCGGTGAAGACGCGAACAAAAACGCGCACATAGAAGTCGGCGCTGATGCTAAGCAGCGGTACCACGAAGCGCTGGTAGCAGTTGGCGTGGAGGTCCAGGCTGTGCAGGACGATCCTCAGGGCCTGGCGTGGGGGATGGGGGCCAGCCTTCAGTCCTGCCCCCACCGCCACCTCCCCTACAGGGAGCCACACGAGGTGCTCGCGAACACAGGGTCAGGGCCGGCTCCCCGGGTTCTCAGCCCAGCCCCGAGTGACCCTTGGCAAGCgagagcctcagttccctcatctatgAAATCACACCAGTCTGTCTCTTTAAGGCCCTGGCACTATATGGTTAAGgaagcgacttccctggtggtccagtggttaagactccacactcccaatgcggtgggcctgggttccatccctggtcggggaactaagatgccacatgccgtgcagcacggCCCTCCCCCTCGAAACAATGATTAAGGAAAGCACAGGCAGGCCCAGTAAACCAAACCTCTTCCAACGAGCATTCTCAGCATGCCCCATGCTGTGTGATGTGGCACAAGGACTTGCATTCCTCTGGGCAGGATATTGGGTGCTGCCAACTACTGGGGGCTTCTCCTTGCCAGAGGCTGCAGTAAGACTCTGACACAGGAAAGGAGGCAGCATGTTCCAGACTGACCTGACAACAGGGTCCTTAAGGAACAAGGACAAGAGCCCTCCTTTCCCAGCCCCTCGACATAGCCAACCCTACCTTCTAGAAGCCCCATAGCAACCTGGTGGGGTCTGGGTCATCAtcatacccatttcacagatgcaaaaacagaggcccagaaaaggtgaagtcacttgcccaaagccaccaGCAAAACTAGGACCCGAACCCAGAGCCAAATGCAAACCTGTAAaaactgcctttaaaaaaataattttgtggacgaccctgatggcacagtggttaagaatctgcctgccaatgcaggggacacgggttcattcgagccctggtccaggaggatcccacatgctgcagagcaaccaagcccgtgcaccataactactgaggctgcactgtagagcccgcgtgccacaactactgagctcacacgctgCAACCACGGAAGCCTGCATAttctagggcctgcgtgctgcaactactgagcccgtgtgctgcaactactgaagcccacgcgcctagagcccatgcttggcaacaagagaagccaccgcaatgaaaagccgcacaccacaacgaagagtagccccggctcgccgcaactagagaaacccagcacacagcaacgaagacccaaagcagccaataaataaataaataagaagcataaaattaaagatgataataataattttgtgggagttccctggtggtctagtggttaggattccgggctttcactgctatggcctgggtttaatcccAGGTTGGGCAACTGAGATCCTGCAGGTCATGCagtgcaacaaaaaaaaaaaaaaaaaaaaaaagaaagaaagaaaagaaaactgcaaagttGTTGAAGTAGAGAATACTAGAAAGAATAATGTAATCACCCACTCTTATCCTGGGCAAAActactgccccaccccaccccccaaaggaCCATATTTGGCAGCCATGATCTCAGGAACTGTGCGGGTTAAAAAACGTgcttgttgggacttccctggtggcgcagtggctgagactccatgctcccaatgcaggaagcctgggttcgatccctggtcagggaactagatcccacatgcgtgccgcaactcagagttcgcatgccacaactaaggaacccgcctgctgcagctaagacccaacacaaccaaaaaaataaataaatagataaatatttttaaaaaaacaaagaacgtGCTTGTCATCGAAATCCTGGGATGGATCTGGCCAAGCAGGTCTGGGGGTGGGAGAAGAGTTGGGAGGCCCCTCACCATCTCGTGGCAGGCCCGGCTCTTGAGGGCCATGGCCCCGTACTTGCTGTAGCATGTCTCCCCACTGTTCCCCGCCAGCACTGCCATGTCTGTGCAGGTCACACACAGCAGCCCTGTGGGGAGGGACCCGGCAGTGAGGACCCTCCAACACCCCAAGCCCTGCTCAGTACATAACCCCCCCAACCCATCCCCACCCCGCCCTTGCATCAGGCTGGCCTCACCTCCTTCACTCACAGCCTGCACAGCTGCATCCAGGAAGGGGGCGGGGCTGCCATAGGGGTCCAGGTCAATGACATCAAACCGCTCCGACGCCTTCTGGTGCTGGTACATCAGCATCCTAGGAATGAGAGGGCCAGGTCCTCAGCCCCCTGCACCAGGGACCCGTGCCATCCCCTACACGTTCACTCATACAATGTGATGGTTTTGGCCTGGACTTGGGGGCCAGCGGCTTGGCTTCAGATCCTGGCTTATCCATCTGCTAACTATATTAACTTTTCCTCCTTGGGTCTGTCTACCTATTGAACAGTGGCAATAATAATAGGGAAttcactggcagtccagtggttaggactctgtgctttcactgccgagggcctgtgttcaatccctggtcggggaactaagatcccataagccatgcagcgcggccaaaaaaaaaaaaaaccccaaaaaacaaaaaaacagaaaaacaaaatggcaatagccAATACTGATGTAGCACATATTTACCTGACACTGTTTCAAGCTGTTTAtaaatgtattaactcatttaatcacaCAATCTTCAACAGATTTGAAACTATTGTTGTTCTTTGCAGGTGAGAAAATGCAAATGCTCCTGACCATGTAATTTATAACTGCAACCCTTCCTTCGTCCATCCCTTATACCCTGTTATTTCACTCCTGCCTCCCACACTTCTCACCTCTAGTTTACTACACAGTTTATTTGTCATGATTATTGGTTATCATCTGTGTTTCCtattagattctttttttaaaaaaatttatttactatttatttatttatttttggctgcgttgggtctctgttgtggcacgcgggctcttcgttgtggtgcgtgggcttctctctagttgtggcatgagtgTCTTCTCTCTTCTACCTGTGACACATGGGTCGCAGAGCGTCTGGGCTCTGTAGttcgtggcacgcgggctctagttgaggcgcgtgagctcagcagttgtggtgcgtggcCTTAGtggccccacggcatgtgggatcttaattccctgaccagggatcgaacctgcgtcccctgcattgtaaggtgaattctttgccactggaccacccgggaagtcccccTATTAGATTCTAATATGGTcaagaaagcaaatattttaaattcatttgttttctgtaaagggtcagggAGTAAGTACTTTAGGCTTTTTGGGAGACATATGGTCCCTATcacatattcttctttttctaaacctttaaaaatgtgaaaaacattctTAGATGTCAGGCCTTAAAAAAACAGGCTGTGGGCCTcgcaggctgtagtttgctgacccctgcatTATTAACTCCTCAAGGTCAGGGATTTTGTCTGTATTGTTTACAGATGCAGTCCTGACAGGGAGAATGgcacctggggacttccctagtggtgcggtggttaagaatctgcctgccaacgcaggggacatgggttcgagcccttgtccaggaagatcccacatgctgcggagcaactaagcctgtgcgccacaactgctaagcctgcgctctagagcccttgagccacaactactgaagcctgcatgcctagaactcatgctccacaacaaaagaagccaccgtaacgagaagcccgtgcgccatgacaaagagtagcccccgctcacctcaactagagaaagtccacgcgcagcaacgaagacccaacgcagccaaaaataaataaataaatttattaaaaaaaaaaaaaaaaagaatggtgcctggcactggATATACACTGGT
Proteins encoded in this region:
- the TRMT1 gene encoding tRNA (guanine(26)-N(2))-dimethyltransferase isoform X3, giving the protein MEGQPQRPPNPAAMENGTEPCGEERPPEVQETTVTEGAAKIVFLSANEVFYNPVQEFNRDLTCAVITEFARIQLGAKGIQIKVPGEKDVQKVVVDLSEQEEDKAELKEGANLAPGDQPRTAAVRDICEEGLRVLEGLAASGLRSIRFALEVPGLRSVVANDASARAVDLMHRNVQLNNVAHLVQPSQADARMLMYQHQKASERFDVIDLDPYGSPAPFLDAAVQAVSEGGLLCVTCTDMAVLAGNSGETCYSKYGAMALKSRACHEMALRIVLHSLDLHANCYQRFVVPLLSISADFYVRVFVRVFTGQAKVKASASKQALVFQCVGCGAFHLQRLGKASGASGGRVKFSAACGPPVAPECEHCGQRHQLGGPMWAEPLHDLDFVGRVLEAVSAHPGRFHTAERIRGVLSVVAEELLDVPLYYTLDQLSSTIHCSTPSLLQLRSALLHAGFRVSLSHACKNAVKTDAPSSALWDIMRCWEKECPVKRERLSETSPAFRILSVEPRLQANFTIRDDANPSSRQRGLKRFQANPEANWGPRPRARPGGKAAGEALEERRKLLQNKRKEPDEDLAQWAAQLKTFPCKRFKEGTCQRGDQCCYSHSPLTPRATAESTPTDCPEAPDQNRLGPGAAAGPGED
- the TRMT1 gene encoding tRNA (guanine(26)-N(2))-dimethyltransferase isoform X4; its protein translation is MAAVKVPGEKDVQKVVVDLSEQEEDKAELKEGANLAPGDQPRTAAVRDICEEGLRVLEGLAASGLRSIRFALEVPGLRSVVANDASARAVDLMHRNVQLNNVAHLVQPSQADARMLMYQHQKASERFDVIDLDPYGSPAPFLDAAVQAVSEGGLLCVTCTDMAVLAGNSGETCYSKYGAMALKSRACHEMALRIVLHSLDLHANCYQRFVVPLLSISADFYVRVFVRVFTGQAKVKASASKQALVFQCVGCGAFHLQRLGKASGASGGRVKFSAACGPPVAPECEHCGQRHQLGGPMWAEPLHDLDFVGRVLEAVSAHPGRFHTAERIRGVLSVVAEELLDVPLYYTLDQLSSTIHCSTPSLLQLRSALLHAGFRVSLSHACKNAVKTDAPSSALWDIMRCWEKECPVKRERLSETSPAFRILSVEPRLQANFTIRDDANPSSRQRGLKRFQANPEANWGPRPRARPGGKAAGEALEERRKLLQNKRKEPDEDLAQWAAQLKTFPCKRFKEGTCQRGDQCCYSHSPLTPRATAESTPTDCPEAPDQNRLGPGAAAGPGED
- the TRMT1 gene encoding tRNA (guanine(26)-N(2))-dimethyltransferase isoform X1, which codes for MSRARIVLWLSLTLRSARSFSRARFMEGQPQRPPNPAAMENGTEPCGEERPPEVQETTVTEGAAKIVFLSANEVFYNPVQEFNRDLTCAVITEFARIQLGAKGIQIKVPGEKDVQKVVVDLSEQEEDKAELKEGANLAPGDQPRTAAVRDICEEGLRVLEGLAASGLRSIRFALEVPGLRSVVANDASARAVDLMHRNVQLNNVAHLVQPSQADARMLMYQHQKASERFDVIDLDPYGSPAPFLDAAVQAVSEGGLLCVTCTDMAVLAGNSGETCYSKYGAMALKSRACHEMALRIVLHSLDLHANCYQRFVVPLLSISADFYVRVFVRVFTGQAKVKASARVKFSAACGPPVAPECEHCGQRHQLGGPMWAEPLHDLDFVGRVLEAVSAHPGRFHTAERIRGVLSVVAEELLDVPLYYTLDQLSSTIHCSTPSLLQLRSALLHAGFRVSLSHACKNAVKTDAPSSALWDIMRCWEKECPVKRERLSETSPAFRILSVEPRLQANFTIRDDANPSSRQRGLKRFQANPEANWGPRPRARPGGKAAGEALEERRKLLQNKRKEPDEDLAQWAAQLKTFPCKRFKEGTCQRGDQCCYSHSPLTPRATAESTPTDCPEAPDQNRLGPGAAAGPGED
- the TRMT1 gene encoding tRNA (guanine(26)-N(2))-dimethyltransferase isoform X2 codes for the protein MSRARIVLWLSLTLRSARSFSRARFMEGQPQRPPNPAAMENGTEPCGEERPPEVQETTVTEGAAKIVFLSANEVFYNPVQEFNRDLTCAVITEFARIQLGAKGIQIKVPGEKDVQKVVVDLSEQEEDKAELKEGANLAPGDQPRTAAVRDICEEGLRVLEGLAASGLRSIRFALEVPGLRSVVANDASARAVDLMHRNVQLNNVAHLVQPSQADARMLMYQHQKASERFDVIDLDPYGSPAPFLDAAVQAVSEGGLLCVTCTDMAVLAGNSGETCYSKYGAMALKSRACHEMALRIVLHSLDLHANCYQRFVVPLLSISADFYVRVFVRVFTGQAKVKASASKQALVFQCVGCGAFHLQRLGKASGASGGRVKFSAACGPPVAPECEHCGQRHQLGGPMWAEPLHDLDFVGRVLEAVSAHPGRFHTAERIRGVLSVVAEELLDVPLYYTLDQLSSTIHCSTPSLLQLRSALLHAGFRVSLSHACKNAVKTDAPSSALWDIMRCWEKECPVKRERLSETSPAFRILSVEPRLQANFTIRDDANPSSRQRGLKRFQANPEANWGPRPRARPGGKAAGEALEERRKLLQNKRKEPDEDLAQWAAQLKTFPCKRFKEGTCQRGDQCCYSHSPLTPRATAESTPTDCPEAPDQNRLGPGAAAGPGED
- the TRMT1 gene encoding tRNA (guanine(26)-N(2))-dimethyltransferase isoform X5; this encodes MLMYQHQKASERFDVIDLDPYGSPAPFLDAAVQAVSEGGLLCVTCTDMAVLAGNSGETCYSKYGAMALKSRACHEMALRIVLHSLDLHANCYQRFVVPLLSISADFYVRVFVRVFTGQAKVKASASKQALVFQCVGCGAFHLQRLGKASGASGGRVKFSAACGPPVAPECEHCGQRHQLGGPMWAEPLHDLDFVGRVLEAVSAHPGRFHTAERIRGVLSVVAEELLDVPLYYTLDQLSSTIHCSTPSLLQLRSALLHAGFRVSLSHACKNAVKTDAPSSALWDIMRCWEKECPVKRERLSETSPAFRILSVEPRLQANFTIRDDANPSSRQRGLKRFQANPEANWGPRPRARPGGKAAGEALEERRKLLQNKRKEPDEDLAQWAAQLKTFPCKRFKEGTCQRGDQCCYSHSPLTPRATAESTPTDCPEAPDQNRLGPGAAAGPGED